One genomic window of Ctenopharyngodon idella isolate HZGC_01 chromosome 18, HZGC01, whole genome shotgun sequence includes the following:
- the chrnb4 gene encoding neuronal acetylcholine receptor subunit beta-4, translated as MTRALTVLLCVFTLIRSGASADSEERLMNWLLGKDRYNKLIRPAVNRSERVTVVLQVSLAQLISVNEREQIMTTNVWLTQNWNDYRLSWDPAEYEGIDKLRIPSRHIWLPDIVLYNNADGTYEVTVFTNAIVLFNGSIAWLPPAIYKSACKIEVKHFPFDQQNCTLKFRSWTYDHTEIDLVLKSEVASMDDFTPSGEWDILALPGRRTVSALDPTYVDLTYDFIIKRKPLFYTINLIIPCVLITSLAILVFYLPSDCGEKMTLCISVLLALTVFLLLISKIVPPTSLDVPLIGKYLMFTMVLVTFSIITSVCVLNVHHRSPSTHSMPAWVKLVFLVKLPALLFMQRPHGNSARQRLRQKRRLRDPRSLLGLGYAAPRKSAMSSSASALLAAPPASALSSPGHFYNKGPQPHYSHGSRKADPRPTEFLPNGHNSTQDLRGSRAAADWGSEIQEAVDGVRYVADHMMGNDDDQSVIEDWKYVAMVVDRLFLWIFVIVCVVGTLGLFLQPLFQNQIFPIQQPSTESSGRDGI; from the exons GTGGAGCGAGTGCAGACTCAGAGGAGCGTCTGATGAACTGGCTGCTGGGTAAAGATCGCTATAACAAGCTGATCAGGCCGGCTGTGAACCGCAGCGAGAGAGTGACGGTCGTCCTGCAGGTGTCTCTGGCGCAGCTCATCAGTGTG AATGAACGAGAACAAATCATGACGACAAACGTCTGGCTCACTCAG AACTGGAATGATTATCGGCTGTCGTGGGACCCGGCTGAGTACGAGGGGATCGACAAGCTCCGGATCCCCTCCAGACACATCTGGCTGCCGGATATAGTGCTGTACAACAA TGCCGACGGGACGTATGAGGTGACGGTCTTCACCAACGCCATCGTCCTGTTCAACGGGAGCATCGCCTGGCTTCCTCCTGCCATATACAAGAGCGCCTGTAAGATCGAGGTCAAACACTTCCCCTTTGACCAGCAGAACTGCACTCTGAAATTCCGCTCCTGGACGTACGATCACACAGAGATCGATCTGGTCCTGAAGTCCGAGGTGGCCAGCATGGACGACTTCACTCCCAGCGGCGAGTGGGACATCTTGGCTCTGCCGGGCAGGAGGACGGTCAGCGCTCTGGACCCCACCTATGTGGACCTGACGTACGACTTCATCATCAAGCGCAAGCCGCTGTTCTACACCATAAACCTGATCATCCCCTGCGTGCTCATCACCTCGCTGGCCATCCTGGTCTTCTACCTGCCGTCGGACTGCGGCGAGAAGATGACGCTGTGCATCTCCGTCCTGCTGGCGCTCACCGTCTTCCTCCTGCTGATCTCTAAGATCGTGCCGCCCACGTCCTTGGACGTTCCCCTGATCGGAAAGTACCTAATGTTCACCATGGTGTTGGTCACGTTTTCCATCATCACGAGCGTGTGCGTGCTGAACGTGCACCATCGCTCTCCGAGCACCCACAGCATGCCGGCCTGGGTCAAGCTGGTGTTCCTGGTCAAACTTCCGGCGTTGCTGTTCATGCAGAGACCTCACGGGAACTCGGCTCGACAGCGTCTGCGGCAGAAGAGGCGTCTGCGTGACCCCAGGTCTCTGTTGGGCCTCGGGTACGCTGCTCCTCGCAAATCCGCCATGTCCTCGTCTGCGTCTGCGCTGTTGGCTGCGCCGCCGGCTTCGGCTCTCTCGTCACCAGGACACTTCTACAACAAGGGCCCTCAACCGCATTACAGCCACGGCTCTCGGAAAGCAGATCCACGGCCCACCGAGTTCCTGCCCAACGGACACAACTCCACACAGGACCTGAGGGGGAGCAGGGCCGCTGCAGACTGGGGATCTGAGATTCAGGAGGCTGTGGATGGAGTTCGCTACGTAGCTGATCACATGATGGGAAATGACGATGATCAAAGT GTCATCGAGGACTGGAAGTATGTAGCCATGGTGGTGGACCGCTTGTTCCTGTGGATCTTCGTGATCGTGTGTGTGGTGGGAACGCTGGGGCTCTTCCTCCAGCCGCTCTTCCAGAACCAGATCTTTCCCATCCAGCAGCCCAGCACAGAGTCCTCCGGACGGGATGGGATATGA